GTTAGTGgtaaaattgattacaattattACGTTGCATTGTAGGTAGGAGAGGTGGACGCGTCTCTACTGTAAATGAAGAGAAAGTGACAACACCTTACTATAACATCACACTTACTATGCAAGTGTTACTTCTATTTTCTAGCTACCTCCTCCGCGTAAATAGCTTCTAAAATCTGGTGATATGAAATGGAGTAggaaaatgagagagaagatACTTTGAGATGAGAAACATCagtaaaagtaaaaaaaatatcCAATAAAATACTTGGGACTTGGACAGAGAGACAATTGAAGTTGAATCGAGAGCAGGAGATCAGAAAATAGGAAGAAGCGGAAAGAATCGAGCAGCataaggagagaaaaataatagaatgaacaCATGAAGGAAGGTGAGAAGAAGTGACAAGAATGTAGGGAGACGATGGAAGGAGAATCAGATCTGGAagaaatcaaaaaatataatagaaagaGGAATAAACAAAGGCGAATAATAAAACTCATAATTGGGTCGATGAAAGAAGCCAATGCAcaagaaaataatgttgaaagtATTGCAATGAATTACGAATAGATTGACACATGTTGACACCTACATGAAATGTAGAGAGGGTAATGGTGAAAACAATAAGAGCGACGTTGACGTCGTCAGTAGAATAGATTTGtagtgataaaaataaatataaagaaggGAAGACTGATGAACACTATcattgagagagagaaatgaagtgagaagagaaaagaatgaaaataaataagaatgatGTAGAAGAACATGAAGAACTCAAATGTGACTATAAAAAACTGATGAAAACATCGAAAAAAGAATGATGTAGAAGAACATGAAGAACTCAAATGATATGGTGACTATAAAAAACTGAGTTGAGGAAGAcattgaaagagaaaaagaaacttagaagaagaaaatcaaaatatgaataaagCGGGGAGATAAATAGAGAAGAAGGATTGAATCTACAATTTTGAAGATTGAAAGGCAGTGCAAATGAGGAGTATACAGGAAGATGATATGAAAAGGTGAGGGAAGAACAGACTGAGCGAACAAGAGCTACTTTCCTCTACTACAGTCTGTAGTTACagacagaatattattcaattacgTACCTCGTCTGTTTTAACTGAAGACGCATCTTCCAGTGTCACGTAAACGTCTAATTTACCGATAAATTGAACAACAAAACACGCACTTTATGCCTATATAACAGTATGTAACATGTAATACTCGCAATACATAGACCCAACACAGAGCCTGGTACTTAGTTTCATGCTTTCTATAATGTTAGCTAGTGctaattataatcataattgTTATCTAATGGAGGACCTGATTGTGTAAATGTCAGCTGACTCAACTAATATTTGCAGTTTTCTACTGTGGAGAGACAATCAACTTAACGAACGTTAGCTACTTCCGTCTTACTAACACAGTATCAATATCATCCCAACATTATGGAGAAaaggattgattaattttttcctTGACATTGAAATCTTCGACTAATCAATCATGTGAATGAAGAAAATTTGGAGAGGGAGCAGTATGGAAAGAGTAAAGAGACCTCAAGAGAAAAAACGAGAATAAGATTGCTATGattttccataataataataatacagtatggAATGCAAAAACATTTTAGTATTCATGGAAAATGAGatttgattgaataagttcCAAATGACAGAACGTATTTATAGAGCTTGAAGTTCTTCTAAGTTTTCAAAGAACCAAAAGTATTTTCTCTTCTCCCGAAATAATTGTATATTGTTAGAGATTTCATTTGATATGCAGTTAGTTTAGATTGAAAGTTCTTAATAAACGTGAAATTCACATACGTGCTGACTATGTCTATCTATGTCCTGACTGGAGTCTTCTTAACGATACTATTTCATTGGAGTGAGGGATACCATCAATTCGAAAACCTCATGTTGAATAATATGATGAACTACCATATTCAATCAGTTCATAATTAACTCCAATGGAAAGTATGgacagaggaggctgtggtttataacggCGTGAGGTCTGCTGTTCACACATCTACTATTATCTAGTGTAAGAAAGTGTAAGATAAGTGTGCCCAACAACCATTGCTATGCTCATATCTCAATAATAGAAGTTGAAGAGCTCCCAACCTTTCATCAggaatttttaatgaaaaaaccTTCGAAAAGTGTATGAATGATCTAACTTCGACTCAAAATGTAATCAATAAAACTAACAGCCTAGATGCGTGGGACTCTTCACTCAACAACAACGATTGAGATATTGCTATAACTCAATTTTACTGGTAGTGTTCTACTGAAAATGTGACACATTGATGCGATCAAGAACGTTCCCTTATCAGGATAATTTACGACGTTTGGTAAGAAACTAGGAGAGGCATGACACAATTGATGGAATAGCTTCGTGGGAGATGATCGTGAATTCATAGCCTTGGTATGTTGGTGAGTGCAAGTGTGTGAGCGCTATAATGTTCAGATGGAAAACTGAAATGCCAGTCTCATTTTCCACGAGATGAACCTCACAAAATTAACTTTAGCTAAGTCACTGATGTTCGGAGGATTGACAAATGTTTAATACTCCTTCTTGAACAAAGTTTCTTATCTGGAAGGTAGTGATTCGAACTGATTTTGTTTAGAAAGAGAGTTCAATTCTGATAGCTTCGTATTATGTTGTCCACTACCTGAtactattaaggtgcgtacagactttcgctctgctccgccaCCGAatgtcactccagcagagcgattgatgatcgaccggggaacaAGAGTGGATCGActggggaacgcgagaagagctaacatcttccgtaacgttcatgatcggtgcgactgccgagcgggggcggagcgacttcggtgcgatggaggaacgagggcggtacgagggcggagcgtgctcggtgcgagttggaggcgcgtatatgtgtacgcagctttagagtttaCCTGATTAGAGTACTGTACTACAAGGtattatttcatacaaatgCATATGAATAGAAGACAAAAAACATCGTTGAGCTATAGGACAAGATGAAATAGTTTCAAGTTCTATCTTGATACAATTACATTTATCATGATACAATTCTTCAATGTaaataagatatatttatacaaaatcaGATTGCCTATCCCACAGAATATTACGCTAGTGCACAAGTAAGTTTCATCATAGTATGTGACCCTTATTATCATGAGAATGATGTAATTTGACAGAATGTTTCCTATGTAATTATAGTATTAGTCTAGTGCACAAGTAAGTTTCATCATACTATATGTGACCCTTATTATCATGAGAATGATGTATTGTGACAGAATGTTTCCACTGCAATTATAGTATTTTTCGTACAATAGTGAAACTGAATAGCAACTACTTGTATCATGCTCAATAAACAACTCTTTGAATTTAATGATTTCTAATAAAAACGTTATGTGtatatgtttacatgtttacatTCAAGAACATGAAAACTGATAATGAAACGAGGAAAACTCAGCTAAACATCTCACTCTACTTTTCTCTTTTATTGGTTGGCCTACGAACTAGAATTCATTCTACTCCAGAGAGTGGATCATACTCTCTTTGATAGTTATTAATGCATTCATTGTAAGTTAATTCGGAACAACTCTTTTGAATTTACACTATTTTAGCGGTATTTGTAAAAAGCGGCCTTGAACTTCAAAGATTAGTAATTTCAACTTGACTTTAGTATTCACTGTAACAGCATGATATGGTAGCATAGCTTCATTGCCACTTTTGTGTTTAGCAGTTCACTTTAATCACAAATGAAATATTGTTTCTTCTTACCAAGCACAGGTATGAGATTGACAAAGGTGCGAGGCAAATGCTGTTGTAGGTAGTCTAGGGCAGTCTGCAGCTTGAAGCTGTGCTGCTTGGCTGACGCCTTCACCTTGTCGAAACACTGACCAGAACAGAGATCATTGGCGCcgaaaaatattgttatcaaCTGCAAACACAAACATCCatctcaatttttataatgaaatgatATATAATCTAATAACCAGCAACTATTGGGCTTATAACATCAATTATACAGTCTTATAACCGTTTAGTCTTATAATCCTTGGCTTAGTGGCAATTGAGCTTAATCCTTAAATTTATTTAAGATataagatattttttattgccaaTAAACATATACAGTGCAGTAATAGGCAAAagtcacaatacaaacaatacaataaaagtaacataatatgattattACAGTTCACTGTAATACATATACGCTATAGTTCACTGGCGTAAATAACAATACAAACAAAAGATTACCAAGTGACAATACAACCAACAACTGAATCAACCGAATACAGTCAAACAAAAAAGCAAAACACAAAACTGACTAAAACTTCTTAGTGCCTATATAATTCTACTACTTTACATCAAGCTactgattgatttatttaaaactaatgcttgattttttcaattccatCGCCACAGGACACGTATAttgttataaaaatattgtcgtATAGAACTCCAGTTTGATCAGTACCGTCGAAGAGCAGAGAATGGCGCCTCGCCAATTCAGGTTTATTAACAATCCAATGTAATTTTAACGGAAGTATCCATTTGGAGATCATAGATGaagttttcattttaaaatcatGGTTCGAGTATTCATTGAAACATCAGTATTCATAAAACTAGGCTGTTTTCAAGTTATTCAAGATCAACAATTGGTTACTGTTAATTACATCTGAGGATCAAATTGGTGATAGAGTTTAAGAATTGATGGTTTGATCAAAGATAGTGTGTAATGAATATGACCGTTGACAAATCACACATCAATAATGTTCCAATTTAGAATGGACCCACACCGTTCTTCACGTACAAAGAACAATGTTCTTCTCGTACAAAGAACAATGCGTGGTTTTTAGTGCATCTGGCCTTGGaaattatacaatcaatcatttattctgTAGCAAGGAGCTTGGTTATTAGAAATATGTATTCTTCACATATAAGTTAGAATATTCAAACAAAGTTAGCGTTCAGTGCAAATCcatattcattaataaaattagcCGAATTTGTTCTAAATGAAGATTTGCTTCAAATCAGTTTTTTCAATAAACCCTGATGAGTTTGAGAGTAGTGTTAAGTTTAATCATTTCATAAAGTGCCTTTTGTTCCAGTACTGTCATAGAGATTTCCAGTAtagtttcatcattattttaagTGAAGAAACCAACAACTTGTAGAAAATAGGGACCTAATTTGCACATCCTGAATGAGACAGATGATGAGACTGGTAATGGTGCGATAAGATCCGCATGATGCAATTTCAGTGTCTGATTTTATAAGGTGGGCTTCAAGGTCACAGAGTTCAATGAACTGAGAAACCTGTTATCAGATCAACCTTCCAAATCTTCATTTCATTGAAAGAATGCTGTTAAACGATTACGAAACACTTTATTTTGTCTGGGTGCGTTTCGAGTGAGAAAGAAAGTTGATGAATTTACATCAATATTAAGTAACAAGTCATCGATGGATCGACTCCTAGCCTAACTGTGAGAAAAAAACTGATAATTTTGATACTTCATTTCAGATACTTGATATGATCAAAGATCAGACAATATCATCTTCAAGTTTACTTTCTTGAACTGATGTTTTATTCAACTGAACAATATCATGATTAATGATTCATGATTATCATTTAGCTTGACAGGGGATAGGCTGCTCTGATTGTTATCAaggtattttaaaataattgtggTTGATTTTATCAGTGCTTCCACGTTTGTTGTCAGATTATTATTTGAAGTAAATTTTATTCCTATTCTTTACTCTTATATTAGTGATTTTGTGAGATTCATACGAATTTTAATCCTGAAATCATTTTTGTAAGGTAGAAAGGTTGAACCACCGTTTACATGAGTGGAACTACTATATTCAAACCCAATCTGTATACTTAAATTTAGCCCATTGATACCACACTACAGTAATAACTCCATGTAataacaactacaataatagcTTAGTTTCATTTTCATTGGATACTGGTTTTAGTTCAATCCCAACTCTCAAATACAGTGTCAGATTCATACAATGAATTCTGATTGTAGTGTGTGTTTATGTGAGCTATATGGTTAAACAGTTAGTGATTTTATTGGATGGTGGgattgtattttataattttatctggatgatatttctcaattttctttttcccaTCATAATGCTGTGCATTTACAAGTTCcctattccaataatattcaaagtgCATCATATATGAGTACCATCTACAAATCACCGACATCTTTCTCATTAACCAATCAGATTGGAGCTATTTAGTTATAATTCTCTGAAGCGTCattttgattattatcattattgggACAGTGTTGCATTATATCTACTGAAGCAGAGTTAATCTATTCACATTGAATTCTCCGAAGCACAATTCTGATTATTGTTTATCACTGTTGAAATTCTCAATTAGAGTAATTAGTACTAAGGAACTACCAAGATTCAGTACATGTTGCTCCATTGTTCCTGTCTCTCAAATGATTGGATTATTGTGGATAATTTGGATTACAATAGAAAATCTTCCAACTGTTAGCATCCCTAATAGATTACACCGATAATTATTcctattcaatcaatgctgacagtttactGTGAATATCACTATGTAGTTTCGAGCAATGATTCCAGGAATATAAGTCAAGACTTACAAACACCCTTCAACAAACTCCTCTCCACCCTTGTTTGTTTGTTAAACAGTTGCTGAACTTCAGCTGAAGCCAATCTCTCTCGCACTTCCTAGAGTTGGTATACAGAGTCTGTTTACAGAGGTTTCATCCCATTATGAAACCTTTGATGGAATATTCTTCACATAAGCCAAAAAGTAAGTAGCGTAATTCTTCCGACAACATTCACGTATCATCAAATTCCCTAAATTTTACTGGATTTCAACTCCTAGCGTATCTAATCACAACTTTTGCCTGCACTAACTTCTCATAGCTTGGTTCAAACAgcattgaaaactttcaaaatttgcaaCTTTCAAACTCGTTATAACAATTTTTATCCTTGGCATCCTCACTGCTGTCTCCAGCTCACATAGGCTAGTCGCTACCGATATTTTAAAACTTGCATTATTTCCTCGATCATTTCAGATTGTTTGATACGTACGATTTCGGGAATATTACAAATCACATATTTATAGTAGTACAACAAAATACTCGTGGAATGGAATTATGAtcgaaatttgaataacaaactTTACAATGAATTTCTGCTTTGCTGGACAGAGAAATAGCATTGGTTCTTATCAAAGTATTCAAACATTGGCATAATAAGAAATGTATGCATACTCACATGAGAAACAATGCTTTTTTTGCTCAGCAGAGCAAAAATCAAggctattcaaataaaattaaggGCTTCAGTCATCATTCTATGAATATGACTTTTCAGCGTAAAAACCTAGTCTATAAAAGGGATCACAGATAAGAGAAGTATCACAATCCAGTCATCATTCTATGAATATGTCTTTTCAGCGTAAAAACCTAGTCTATAAAAGGGATCACAGATAAGAGAAGTGTCACAAAGGAttgatatttcttcattttgtttcattccaatttattgCAGAGATCTTTGGCTTCAGATTCTTGGGAACACGTTATATTTTGCGAGCCAACTTAATCTTCAAGAGCGGAACAGTTCAAGATTCTTGTCTCATACGTCGGATGTCGCTTCAGTGGCGACTGAGGTTGACTGCTGAGAAAGTAATAAGTTTTACTTCCAATAAGGTTCTAAGTAGTAGTTGTACTCTGAGATCATTGTTCACGTTTGCATATGTTTATAAGAGTGATAGCAGTTACCTTCCAGTCCTCGTTGAAGTTGACATGCCTGTCCTTGCGCATTTTGCTGACAAGCATCTTTGCCTGACGGAGGGCGTCGAAATCGGCCGAAACGGGGATGGCGACGTTCATGTGCGAGTTGGGAGCGAGGAACTCGCCCTTTCCCACCGAGTAGCCCGTCAGTCCAGGGTTGAACTCCTTCAGGATGTTGGGTAGTGTCAGGAACTCGCGCCAGGTGCCTTGACCGCCTACAGGCGAAAAGGGAATAGGTTTAAATCCCTCAAATTTACACATGTCGGAAAACCTCTTGTGTTCTCGAATCGATAGTATTGTACTTATAAGTGATTTTTTATTAGAACGGGAATTTACAAAACGTCGAATACAGAGATTGTATCATCATTATCTTTTagttatttcatttatattctagttcaatattcatataattggtTTGTATATAAATTCAGTTCAACATACTATCAGTCCACTCAACGAATGTTTAAAAACATTTGAGAGGGAAATAATTTCTGGAACAAAATTTTTAACATTGCAGCTGTGTTAAGGATAGTTGAGAGATAAACATATATCACAAGTCCTCACTTCTACCCTCTGTGCTTAAGGAATAGGAGTGGTTTGGAAGTACCATTGTTTGATCATTTGCAATCTCGTTTCATTATCAAGTTTTCCTCATTCCTACCTCCTGTGCTAAGAGAGGTAGGTGGTGTGGTGGAAATGTGCAATTTCTCTGTTTTTGGCATATACATGAAAAACTATATGTTCAAGATATTTAAGTTTAGAGAACAATTTTTCATGGGTGAAGAGGTACGGAACTGTcttatttttcaagatataatttatgcgagaaaccaaaaagtTGCACTCTCAAGCCAGCACGCCTCCCTTGAAACAGGAGGTAggaatgaggacttttgatatgcaCATCTCCCAATCATCCTAAAAAGAGCTGCAAAATTGAAAGTCATGTTCAAAACTAAGCGGTCGAGTTGGTCTAGTGCGGCAAGGAGCGTTACGAATTTCGGTCTGCTAGCACCGCCTAATCATTACTTCCAATAGCGTTCACAGTAATTGTACTCTCAGATCATTGTATCCGTTGATTGAGGGTTAGAATTCTGCCGATGACATGgatgtttgatcatctcatcattTCACCAACACACTCTTCATTACCATGCGTTGACTAGGCTATAATACATATAATTATCTTACAGCACAGTTTGGAATTATCTTTGTAATGAATTTCTCAAGTTGATGAAATGCTTCGACACCTACAAAAAATACTCGTTACCAAAAACAAAGATGACTGACCAGCACACCAGGACACGCCCCTGTATTCAATGATGGTGCCGAGCGCATACTCTTCGAGCGCCCCATTGCCGGCAACCAGACTGTCCCCCATGGCGCCAACCACGTCGACGTCACCGGGTCTCAGGCGGTGCACGCTGCTGGGTCGCTTAGCGGAGCGACCGCCTCGGGTCGCCGCCTGACAGGGGAATGCCATCCCGGGCGGGAACGCCGGCTGTCGACGGATGCCATCGCGACCGCGCGGGTAGCTGATCGCTGTCACCGGCTGCCCAATCGTCGTGTTCGTTGCCGCTTCCTGGGAACAGGGAAGAATAGGATTCCTATGAGTGAGGATTATATATGTGttcatgaaaaatgatgaattgtTGTAGATGAGGCCTAAAACGCCTACAACGAACCGAAAAGAAATTGTTGCAAGTGAGCTTGAGATTTGAGCTGCGAACTGAATCATTAATGAAAATTACAATAGAATCTTAATAGAGTACAGTAGAAATGACAATAGAATCTTTTCAATAGAGTAGACTGGAATAGGGAGATAAGAAATACTGGTAAGTAAAGCTAGTACACACACATCGGCTTTTGGTCGATCGATTTTTTCCCGTCCGCATGAaatctatcagattgaacggaacttggcaaacaaaCGAACACATCACCCGTTCGCCAAGTTATGTTaaataatctaatagaatttataaggacggcaaaaaatcattaattattttccCCAGCGGCataaaatcgtacgtccaagaatcgatgtgtgtgaaACTTGCTTGCCTCACGATCACATTGagatcaatttattattgtgacTCTGAAGTCAATCCAGTAGGATCCCAGTAAGCTATTACTGGAGATGCAGTCATGAACTGATTCTCttacatacaaaataataaattctcattaATGATTTTCTACAGACAGACAGAGGCTACTCCACTCGCATTTCTACAGAATCCCTTGGCACTGCTAATCAAGATTTGAGTATTATGAGAGTCAAGATTTTTATAAAGTGCTTCTTCATCCACTCCTCTGAGTAGCAAAGATTGAATCACGCATGGAGCTGTAACAACATTGGTAATATCGAATCGGCATCAAGAGACAATTATTCTGTTGAAGATTATTCagacacacacatcgatttttgttcgtaagatatttttccgtccttatagattctattagatcaaacatatgatgtttgtcaagttccgtttaatctgaatTCATTAGgatggcaaaatatcgtacgaacaaaaatcgatgtgtgtgtgtgtgtgtgtgtgtgtgttgtgtgtgtgtgtgtgttgtgtgtgtgtgtgtgtgtggtgtgtgtgtgttgtgtgtggtgtgtgtgtgtgtgtggtgtgtgtgtgtgtgtgtgtgtgtgtgttgtgtgtgtgtgtgtgtggtgtgtgtgtgtgtgtggtgtgtgtgtgtgtgtgtgtgtgtgtgtgtgcagggcttaagGCGTTGCatccttcagtctgctagttcaaatcccgccgaatcccatcgaataggcgtggacgtttgatcatctcataaatcACCCTCACACTTCTCATTACGCACGCACAAAAATCTCATGTGGGCCAATGTTAGTAGACAGacgtctgtctactaacgttgcatgtgggcatcatccgcaatgaataaaaaaaaatatccaGTGGGTTTTTTTCTCTAATCCGCACGGGCTCATGAGCATGCTGATCAACTTCTAATaagataaaaatgaatgaaagatcatttcatgattttttcaagcaatattattcaattgtctATTTTCtttaatataaatctcagtaccctttcaaattattctgttacaacatgtttcggacactaatgccattttcaagtgatttgaaaataaatactgCTAGAAGATTCTTGCTCATATGTTagtatattcatatgattttatgaactaggacttcTTTCAAAAATAGGGTTATTGGTTtccaattgaattaaatttattattttatctctgttaaTTTTGCGCGCCGCATGAATATGATATTGTTCTTCAACATTCAGTTTTCCACCTTTATTATCACAATTTAGCATTCACCTATTATTTTTAGACTAGCTTGCCCAGCAAACTTTGTACCGTCAAATagtttagctggatgcacaccagaggaggcgcgatgcagcattttatttatataaataattttcca
The sequence above is drawn from the Nilaparvata lugens isolate BPH chromosome 2, ASM1435652v1, whole genome shotgun sequence genome and encodes:
- the LOC111046362 gene encoding phospholipase B1, membrane-associated, which produces MAGGGLLRLALLCLVLWGGWEGGVGSGRGRVDARVDSAPPSLTYTKLLQQTNHARQEAATNTTIGQPVTAISYPRGRDGIRRQPAFPPGMAFPCQAATRGGRSAKRPSSVHRLRPGDVDVVGAMGDSLVAGNGALEEYALGTIIEYRGVSWCAGGQGTWREFLTLPNILKEFNPGLTGYSVGKGEFLAPNSHMNVAIPVSADFDALRQAKMLVSKMRKDRHVNFNEDWKLITIFFGANDLCSGQCFDKVKASAKQHSFKLQTALDYLQQHLPRTFVNLIPVLDVSVSVRVKRSLMCRLLHRLFCTCFHLTPGDVMDAITSLVRDYQAAERQLIESGRYNQREDFTVVIQPFMKLFNAPLDPVLRKKEVIDISYVTYDCFHFSQKGHAMAANLLWNNMLEPVGYKTQSPIDHVMEKFKCPTTDSPFLFTYNNTQTYLRTGKQLG